The genomic interval AAACATGAGAGTATCATGCTCCTGCATTTTTGGCAACCTGATGAGTATGAAATAGCACAACATTGTCatgtaggcaaaaaaaaaaaatgttatttgcaTCTCTAGATCCTTGGTTCCTAGTACAATGCCTGACACTagtgggtttctttttatttaatttaatttatttatttatggctgcgttgagtcttcgttcctgtgcgcaggctttctcttgtggcgagcgagggctactcttcgttgcagtgggcgggtttctcattgtggtggcttcttttgttgcagagcatggcttctaggtgtgtgggcttcagtagttgtggcacacgggctcagtacttgtggcttgtgggcttagttactctgcggcatgtgggagcttaccagaccagggcttgaacacagttcccctgcattggcaggcagattcttaaccactgcatcaccggggaagtcccagacactagtgggtttctttttctttttttaatcttttatttatttatttatttatttatttttggctgcgttgggtctttgttgctacgtgtgagctttctctagttgtggcgagcccctactgctcttcgttgtggtgcgtgcacttctcattgcggtggcttctcttgttgcagagcatgggctctagggcacatgggcttcagtagttgtggcacaagggctcagtagttgtggctcgcgggctctagagtgagGCAGTTGATGAAAGTTGAATACAGTCTGTGGATTAGATAACTGTATAGTTTCAACgcaaatttcctgattttgataagtATACTTATTTTAAACCCTTGTAAAAAGAATGTTCTTGGTTTTAGGAAATGCATAGTGAAGTATTTAGGAAAAGGGGCAACATGTCCATAACTTACTCTcacacattcagaaaaaaatttatgtaccTGTACATAAATATGTGACTAATAAAGCAAATAGGAAAAATGTTAATGTTTAGAGAATATAGACAAATGATATACAGGaattctttgtatcatttttgcaactgttctgtatatctgaaattatttcaaaataaaaagtttcttaaaaatttcagcACGGTCATTTACTACTTGTGCAAATTACCTATCTTTTCAGATAATTAGTTGCCTCATTTACTAAGATAAGATATTTTACCTACTCACTTTCATTTATAGAATCTACCAAACTCTACTTTGTCTGGCACTCTGCAAATCACCAgccacagaaaaatgaaaaagacggGGTCACTAGTAGCTTTCAGCTGAGTGGGAAAAACAACCAAGAAAACTGGAATGTTTAACGAAGAGTGATTAGTGTTAGTTCTCAGGGTGGTTTCAAGACCTGAATGACCTAATATAGatttaaacatacatataaaagGGGCTTAATGAAATTCCTGGTACCTCATACAAGTAGTTCCATCTCCCCTTTTGATGATTACAAGCTTCAAGGAAAGGATTTTTAGCTCTCTAAAAAAGACATCCTCAAATAGCCCCCTTTCTAGCCAGCTCCCAACTTCCTGTCTTTCCCCCTGGAACAGTGATGGcacccctggtgtctctctgtgttcaaatttcctcttcttataaggacgccagtcagactggattagggcccacctaaggcctcattttaacttaattacttctttaaaggtcTTAGCTTCAGATACATTCTGACTTACATCTTACATTTCTGAGAAGTTAAAGTttgaacatataaattttgggagaACACAATTCAGCTTATAACAGTGATTATAAAGAGAAGTTTCATAAAAGCCCCAAGGACCTAAGTGACGGTGTGAGGCAtccctacatttaggtcttttttttttttttttttttttgcggtacgcgggcctctccctgttgtggcctctcccgttgcggagcacaggttccggacgcgcaggctcagcggccatggctcacgggcccagccgctccgcggcatgtgggatcctcccagaccggggcgcgaacccggttcccctgcatcggcaggcggacgcgcaaccactgcgccaccagggaagacctacatttaggtctttaactgTAGTTTGGCAACTTTTCCGAGGAGAGGATACAATAAGGATAAGAGCTGTTCCCTGCTCTTATGACAACTGTTATTTGGTGCCTACCAGTGGTTGTGGGGATTTCACAGACAGCAGCTTGTAAAGAAAGGTACTGAGGAAAGAACTGATGTTTTTTTATACCTCCCATTGTCTTGGTTGACTGAAGGAATTGCAAGAGTACAGGGATGCTGTAAAAGCAGTAAGTACTGGGCATCACACTACTGAGCTTAAGCAAAATAGCAAGGCTTGCCATAGAGGGGGCCCACAGCATTCCCCAAAGCCCAAGAAAAGAAGGTGGAATGCTGGAAATGCAGAGCTACATTTActgtgagaagaaaaaacaaaaagaaaaccagattttCCTCCTACTCTTGAGTGACCTGATTAGTTATAACCTTCCAGGTAGTCAACAGAACCAACTATGCCAACCCTTCTGATCTTGTTTTCTCATCCCTTTTTACCTCTAAGTCTCGTCTCATCCGTTCTTACTTCCTGACACCGTATTTATAATCCCTCTGTCTTACTTCTTCTTCTAATCTCCTGTGCCTTCTTCATTGCCTGTTCTGTCCCAATCTCAAGGCTCCCACCTACCCAGGGTCTGACTGAGAACAGATCCTGCTGGTGATTCCAGGGCTTAGAAGCAAATCATAGGTCTCTCCACCAATACAGAGCTGCCTCTGTGAAaaagagagggcagagagaggaaggttTAGGGTTTTGAAGTTagggggcttttgtttgtttgtttgtttgtttttgcatgtggatgttcaatcacaatttgttgaaaagattatcctttcttcCTAGAATTGCTTTGCAcgtttgtcaaaaatcatttgtgtGGGTATGCTCTGGGCTCTCTATGCAGCtccgttgatctatgtgtctattcttCCACCAATTCACACAAAAATATGTACACAGATGTTTAAAGCAGCTATCTTCATAATCACCCAGAATGGAAACAATGCAAacgtccttcaacaggtgaatggataaataagccaTGGAACATCCACGCAATAAAAtgctactcaacaataaaaaggaacgaaccACTGATCCACACGACTTGGATAAATTTCATAGGCATTATagtgagtaaaagaagccagtcttggaaggttacatACTGTGCAATCCTATTTGTATgatattttgaaaagacaaaactatagtgacagagAATAGATCAGTGGTTGGCAGGTGTTGGGGTGAGGGGAGTGTATGATTATAAAGAGATAGCACAAGGGGATTTGGGGgctgatggaactgttctgtgtcCTGGTAGTGTGCAATTCATTTATGCGAGTTAAAAATTCATAGACTTGTATACCAAAAAGATCAATTTTCCCatctgatattattttaaaaagaaaaaataaaaacagaaaaagaaagaaaatgtggaagcaaGGCATAAAAGCACACACTCTGGGAGTCAGCAGACCTGGTTTTCATCATTCCATACTTGGCTTCATacctcagtttctcttttttaaaaaaatatttacttatttattttattatttattttggctccaccgggtcttatttgcagcatgcaggcttttagttgcggcatgtgagatctagttccctgaccagggatcaaaccccagccccctgcattggaagcatagagtctcacccactggaccaccagggaagtccctctttgttTTTAAGGTGAAAGTTTTAGAGCCAGATTACAAAAGACCTTCCCTGCCCTGATGTTCCTTAATTCCACAGATCTACAAACATGATCACATTCATATTaggcatgtgcacacacactcatggTCCCATGCAAACAGATTTTGTCTCTATGTTACAACAGCCCAAGCTCTCTTTATCCCAGAGCGCTTCCCTTAAATGACTGTCTGGCAGTATTTATGGAAGAGGAAGGGGGAGCTTGAGGGAGGTGGCGAAGAGAAGCTGCCAAACATGTTGGCCTGAAGCAGGGCCAGCTCTCAGCCTCTATGAGGAATGTTTCCAAGAAGCTCAGGAAATTCCCGGTCCCACTCCCACATTCTCTTGTTGTTGCCTTGATCTCGCCTCCGCATTACTCTCTCCCGTCTGCGGATCTGAGCCAAGCTAAAAACCTCCATGGGCTCTCAGGTCCCAGGAAGCCTAACAAGGCCTAGCAGAGGCTAGCTGCCAGCCTTGAGTctcagaggctgcctaaagttgcCTGAGAGGAAAATCTGCCCTAGAAGCATGTTTGAAGTCCACCGGGATGACCTAGACCTCTGAACATGGCTTTGCATTGAGAAGAGCTCTGAACCAAACCAGATCTCAATGATGTGACTCTTCTAGAGATGCCTACCCACGAAGAGCCAGAAACTGCATGCCAGGGCTCAGCACTCACTGCTAGACATGGATGTTCATCTAGAAGGTCCTAAGcgcttccctcgtggtccagcggttaagactccccgcttccactgcagggggcgtggcttcaatccctggtcggggaactaactgccaaaaaaaaaaaaaagatagggggTAGAAGCCCCTAAGTGTAAGGGGACTTTGAGATGACCAAACGCAAGCCCTGGGTTTTACAGATTAGACAACTGTGGTCCAGAGAGGGCTACAGAGTGCCTTAGgggcacagcacagggagctGATAGTAGGGCAAGGACTACATTAGGTGCCCTGGCCCAATTATCCACCCAGCTGCAGACTGAGGGAaggtggaaaaggaaggaaactgaccTGAATACAGGCCCTGCTCAGACTTGTAGCAAGAAGAAACCAGAGGATGACATACAATAGTGACGAGCTTTAAAGTACAGTCACCACACTGGCTAGTAAAACAGGCCTAGTGAGACTCTGTCCATTCGGATAAACAACTCCTTCTCTATTGTTAAGTAAGAAGACAATAAGGGAGTGGGAAGGGAGATAAGCGAGGAGGGAAGAAGCTGAGATGAAACCATCCCACCTACACTTGCTGCAAAAGCCACAAAGAAACCTAAAGTACATGGGAATTTACTGAATGATTTGCAGAGGTGTTTGTCCCCTAGAAAGTAGCTCCTGGGAGACAGTTTTGAGATGCTTCCAGGTATGCCACAGTTTAGTCTTCAGGAGGTACACTTTCATTCTGAAACTTCTATGCAGGACCTCCATCATGCATCATGAATCACGCACATGGACGGCTGCCCCACATTCGTGATCAATTTCCCAAACCAATATTGAGGCGCATTCTGCCACGGGCAGGTAGATTCAAAGCCCTTTAGTGCTCCCACTTGCTCTGTGAGGGCTGAATCAGTCTCAGGAGGCAAGAGTAGCGATTGGGAGCAGCCTTTCACTTTCCAGTTAGACAGAAAGCGCAAAGTGCAAACACTGACGAGGCAGCGCTTGGCAAGAAAGAACCTGACGCGATGGCCCTTTACTCTGTTCGTTAAAGGTGTGGGTGACCGATCTGTTTCAGGCTGGAAGACTATTGGCTGCTGGAATTGAAGGGGAatttaacagagagagagagacaggagaaaaTCAGCATGTCAGAAGAGGCAGAAGACACTATGATTTTGTCGGTACAGGTAAAATTGCAGGAGTCAGGAGGACTCTGGGATGCATTTACCTGTCCACCGGGAATGCAGAATTCCTGAAGCTTGTTTGGTTTGAAGCCTCTTCTGAAAATTAACATTATCCTTCTTAGAAGAATCACTGGATATGGTCATTTCTGTCTTTAAGCAGGTACCCATCTTCACATGTTAGCACCTCAATTTTAAGATTAATCTGCCTGCGTCAGTCTCCTGGAAGAGGTTAATACTCCTTTATTTGTGGGATAGCAATAGTCACCCCACAGAACAGAGACCTCTGATTTGTCTCCCGACGACTGGTGTTTCTCTCCTTGACTCTGCCTGATGGCTCTAGGACAAGACTCGATCTTCCCCTCCCAGAGCCCTCCTATTCAGAGCGCTTTCCGCCCCACCTCACCCCCGTTTCCCTGGCCGTGCAGATCTGCACCCAGACCATCCGCTAGCACCTATCGCTTTATTCCCCGGGTGGAGACTCACAGTGGTCCTGTGGCCAGGAAGATGCATGGAACCAGCAGCCAGAGCTGGTGATCGTGCAGAATAGATGCAGCAAAGCTCCAAGTGAGTGTTCAAAAAAGATCTACTAAAGTGTTCTCTTAGCACTAGCAGGAGGGAAAATGAGGAGCTTTGGGTTTGGAAACAATAGTGAGATGAACTTAAGAAAAATTCTATCTAAAGAAAACAGATCTAGAAACTTAAAGtttcccctttttccctcctccatcctctctgTAAGGAGTGAGATCCCCACTGCCACCAAAATAGCTGGCCACCCTTCTGACCCACAGGCCTTCTTCCTCTTACAGAGGTCCCAGAGCTAAGCATTCACTTTACCTAAAAAACACACAATCGCTTCCAACATTTATAAATGTAGTACACAAAGACAATGACAGAACTGGTCAAACTGGTTAGCAGTAGGACATTTCTCTAGTTCTATGACCTTGTCTAGAGCTTGATGCAGGTGTAAACAGGGGGTCATATGAAATGATTAAGTGATGACAGAAGCCATGTCTAGGCTTTTCAATGGATGTAAGAAAGGGTTGCCAAGAAGTGAACAGACTCATAGGCCAAGTGCCCTGGGAACCTGTGAGAGCCCCCAGCAAGCTCAGGCAGAGAAAGCCGTGACTCCACAGCACTCAGTGAAGGAGGGAGACTGGGGAAGTTCCTTCTTGAGGAGACTCCAATAGCAGAGAGAGCAACGACAGGGAAGCCAGGAGACCCAAGGTCTAGTCTCAGTCGGACACTAACTAGCAGCTGCCGTGAGCAGGTCACTTAACCTTCCTGAGATTCAGGTTGCCCCTCTGTAAAAGGCGGGGGTTACATTAGGTCAGGAAGGGCCAGTGGGTGGCACACACACCCTCACCTCTCTCGAGCCTTCGGTAGAGGCCGCCGTTCCATCACTTCACTGTTTAGGTATTTTTCTACAGCATTCTAGGCAGGCACTTCCAAGTAGAGTTGGTCCACAAGCTGAAATCTACTTATCCTCCCCCCATCTGATGATCGCTGAAGTCCTTCCTAGCTCCTGAATGGAGGGTACCAACTTTGCAAGGAAGAGAGGACCAGCTTTCTGATTTAGCAATAGCTccctcaaaaaaaggaaaacggAAATTTAGGGTCATAATTTCataccctcctcctccccacctgagGCCAAGCAGGGTCTTCCCAGGGTCACGCTCTCCTTCCTTCTGTGCCAGAGATTTTTGTATCTGAGCTTCGCCCTCCGTCAGCTCGCCCAGCATGACACTGTCCCAGACCGTAGCTCCTTTTTATCTAAAATAGCCCACACTTTAAAACTATATTGGGCATCAAGGAACCTACAAAGAGGGGAATTATCTCAGGTCAGTGAAAATCAAAAGTCAGAAGAGGTGGCATCTAAGGATTCCATTCGTCACTCACCAAAGCTAACCAGACTCACGGTTCTCACCCTTCAGGAGAGCGAGCATACAAACAGCACCTGGATGGGGACAGCATCAGGAATTCAAGTGGTTGCAACTGTGTTTTATTGAAAGAAGCAGTGAAGCGGTCAACATAGGCCCCATCTCACAACCCACTCCTCACCCCCCAAGCCACGCAGGGACCAGCCTCAggccaggggtgtgtgtgtgtgtgtgtgtgtgtgttggataaGAGCCCTAATTAACTTGAGTTATTGCCCTCAAGCCAGGGAAGCatgtgctttgtgtgtgtgtgtgtgtgtgtgtgtgtgtaggaggggGGTAGATAAGAGCCCTAACTAACTTGAGTTCTTGCCTGCAGGGCAAGGAAGCAAGAGGGGGAGAGGCGATGAGGTGGGGCGTCTCTGGCTTCAGGTAGAGACCTACACAGAACCGTCAAAGTGGACTGGCATGTACGGGTCCCCCTCACAGGCCACGATGATGTGTTTCTCCTTCTGGCTGGTCTTGTAGGCACAGTTGGGGTACTTGGAGCCGCCTGTCTGGCGGCAGTCTGTGATGTGCATGGTGGAGTTGCTCTCATAGCAGTTGGTCTGCCCATTCTTGCAGGGGATGTTTTTCTGGAAGCAGACGGCCTTGACATCTTCCAGGGACTCGTGCACAAAGGTGTTCACCGGCTTGCACCGTCCCTGGGTCATTTTTCGGCGCATCATCATTTGGTTGCAGTAGTTGGAGTTGTTGCCTGGGGAGCTGCCGGAGTCCATGTGCTGTCGCTGGAACTTCATGGCCGGCGATTCCTTGCCCAAGGAAGGCTGGACCCACCCCAGCGCCAGCAGCACCAGGACCAGCCATGGCAACAGGACCAGGGACTTCGGAGCCATGGTGGTCTCACTGCCCTGGAGGAGCCTGCCCGggaaaagggggagaggaggaataACATCGCCTTAGAAAGAGAACCCTAGCTCCCACCTGTAGCCTCCCTGGCTTACAGTCTCCAGGTCAACCAGAAAGATGTCCATCTTCCTGCGAGCTTTTCCAAGTAACGAGACAATCACATATGTTCTTCTCCACAAACATTTGATTCCCACTCCCTACAGAGAGGCCGTCCTCCCCTCTGGGTGGTGACCCCAGAAATGACCTAAAATCCTAGCAGCCCTGTCTTtgaatacagaaatatttttgataCGAAATACCTTTGAAACATAAAACACCTCCGTACCCAGCGCTCACATGGCTCATTAGAAGATGCTTTTGAATaaaccattaaataaataatccGAAGTTTGAATAAGCCAAATTGTATCCCTGAGATAACCACCGAGTATTCATCCAGGATCACGGTGGACAGAGCCCTGTTGTCCTAAACACAAGGGAAACTCAGCCCCAGTGTTTTACACTGGCACCATAAAGGGATGCCATTGTATTCCAAAGAGAGATGCTCTCCTCCC from Physeter macrocephalus isolate SW-GA chromosome 11, ASM283717v5, whole genome shotgun sequence carries:
- the RNASE1 gene encoding ribonuclease pancreatic, whose amino-acid sequence is MAPKSLVLLPWLVLVLLALGWVQPSLGKESPAMKFQRQHMDSGSSPGNNSNYCNQMMMRRKMTQGRCKPVNTFVHESLEDVKAVCFQKNIPCKNGQTNCYESNSTMHITDCRQTGGSKYPNCAYKTSQKEKHIIVACEGDPYMPVHFDGSV